The proteins below come from a single Chryseobacterium capnotolerans genomic window:
- a CDS encoding HAD family hydrolase: MPLKAVLFDMDGVIVDTEPLHRKAYFKTFDELEIAVSEDLYTSFTGASTKRVSETLIKEFNLDQTYESIAGIKRSHFKDYFYNDDEFDLIPGVRNLIQHYHENGIKLILASSATMTTINMVFEKFGLEQYFRGKISGADLKESKPHPEVFLLAAEMAGESVENCMVIEDSTNGILAAHRAKIFCAAYRSPHSKNQDYTLADTVVSDYEDLELDKISKYF, encoded by the coding sequence ATGCCTTTAAAAGCTGTTCTTTTTGATATGGATGGGGTCATTGTAGACACAGAACCATTGCATAGAAAAGCCTATTTCAAAACGTTTGATGAATTGGAAATTGCAGTTTCCGAAGATTTATACACCTCTTTTACCGGAGCTTCCACCAAAAGAGTTTCTGAAACTCTGATTAAGGAATTTAATTTAGATCAGACTTACGAATCCATTGCGGGTATCAAAAGATCTCATTTTAAAGATTATTTTTATAATGATGATGAATTTGATCTGATTCCCGGAGTAAGAAACCTGATTCAGCATTATCACGAAAATGGCATCAAACTTATTTTAGCTTCTTCTGCGACCATGACAACCATTAATATGGTGTTTGAAAAGTTCGGACTTGAGCAATATTTCAGGGGGAAGATCAGCGGAGCCGATTTAAAAGAATCCAAACCTCATCCTGAAGTTTTTCTCCTGGCGGCTGAAATGGCTGGTGAATCTGTTGAAAACTGTATGGTGATTGAAGATTCTACGAATGGAATTCTAGCGGCCCACAGAGCTAAAATATTCTGTGCTGCTTACAGAAGTCCACATTCAAAAAATCAGGATTATACCTTAGCTGATACTGTGGTTTCTGATTATGAAGATCTTGAACTGGATAAAATTTCAAAATATTTTTAA
- a CDS encoding arginine decarboxylase, whose product MKIKYSELIDQTLYFPTEEFNVSENNLLFHDVPLMDVVEQFGTPLKISYLPRISQNIQKAKSWFKEAFEKIEYKKNYTYCYCTKSSHFNFVLEEALKNDISIETSSAYDMDIVKSLYEKGKVDKNIEVICNGFKTDDYLTNISDMINNGFGNITPILDNYRELDKLTESIDSTFNIGIRIASEEEPKFEFYTSRLGIGYKDIIPYYSQKIAEHPNARLKMLHFFINTGIKDTAYYWNELYKCLRVYARLKKIAPEVDSLNIGGGFPIKTSLNFDYDYQYMVEEIVSQIKKFCEEEGVEEPNIYTEFGSFTVGESGANLYKIISQKRQNDREKWNMIDSSFMTTLPDTWAISRHFIMLPLNRWEDSYERVFLGGLTCDSDDYYNSEQHTNAIYLPVFSDTKPLYIGFFHTGAYQETIGGYGGVHHCLMPQPRHVLIQKDENGELQYEIFREKQEPEDILKLLGYK is encoded by the coding sequence ATGAAAATAAAGTACTCGGAACTTATTGATCAGACATTATATTTTCCTACGGAGGAATTTAATGTTTCTGAGAACAATTTGTTGTTTCACGACGTTCCATTGATGGACGTAGTTGAACAATTTGGCACTCCGCTAAAGATTAGCTATCTGCCGAGAATTTCTCAAAATATTCAAAAGGCCAAAAGCTGGTTTAAAGAAGCTTTTGAAAAAATTGAATATAAAAAGAATTATACCTACTGTTACTGTACAAAATCCAGTCATTTCAATTTCGTATTGGAAGAGGCACTGAAGAATGATATTTCAATAGAAACATCTTCTGCCTATGATATGGATATTGTAAAATCTCTTTATGAGAAAGGGAAAGTAGATAAAAATATTGAAGTAATCTGTAATGGATTCAAAACGGATGATTATCTGACAAATATTTCAGATATGATCAATAATGGTTTTGGAAACATCACTCCGATTCTGGATAACTACCGTGAACTGGATAAACTTACAGAAAGTATAGATTCTACATTCAATATCGGGATCAGAATTGCTTCAGAAGAAGAACCTAAGTTCGAATTTTATACCTCAAGATTAGGAATCGGATATAAAGATATCATTCCTTATTACAGCCAGAAAATCGCTGAACACCCGAATGCAAGATTGAAAATGCTTCACTTCTTTATCAATACAGGGATCAAGGATACTGCTTATTATTGGAACGAATTATACAAATGTCTTCGTGTATATGCACGTTTGAAGAAAATTGCTCCTGAAGTAGATTCACTAAACATTGGTGGTGGTTTTCCAATCAAAACCTCTTTGAATTTTGATTATGATTACCAATATATGGTTGAGGAAATTGTTTCTCAGATCAAAAAATTCTGTGAAGAAGAAGGAGTAGAAGAACCCAACATCTATACTGAATTCGGAAGTTTTACCGTTGGGGAAAGTGGGGCTAACCTTTATAAAATCATCTCTCAGAAACGTCAGAATGACAGAGAAAAATGGAATATGATTGATTCTTCTTTCATGACGACACTTCCAGATACATGGGCGATTTCAAGACACTTTATCATGCTTCCTCTAAACCGTTGGGAAGATAGTTATGAAAGAGTATTCTTAGGCGGGTTGACATGTGATTCAGATGATTATTATAATTCTGAGCAGCATACCAATGCCATTTATCTGCCTGTTTTCAGTGATACAAAACCTTTGTATATCGGATTCTTCCATACAGGGGCTTATCAGGAAACGATCGGAGGTTATGGCGGAGTACATCACTGTCTGATGCCTCAGCCAAGACACGTTTTGATTCAGAAAGATGAAAACGGAGAGTTACAGTATGAGATTTTCCGTGAAAAACAGGAGCCGGAAGATATCTTGAAACTTCTTGGGTACAAGTAA
- a CDS encoding tyrosine-protein phosphatase codes for MNIFIKIPIVIISLFCIFSCKTQRFESPEYGKNETEKVIKLKKVHNFRAVGNIKNTEGRSLKEGMLYRSAHLHKLKKKSFDEFGKLGITEIIDLRNSKEIFESPDHLPNGITYKKYSAFEDEGDQLSQARKLVLKGKVNASDADKRMIDFYREYVTENPETIKTIITEIMESEKPILYHCTAGKDRTGIVTALILTILKFDKETIYNEYLLSNNFRKSLVDKRLRLANNLHFLYPKMDLQVLEKLSWVEKRYLDAAFNEIDKKYGSTDAYIQEVLGISEAKRAEYIQKFTH; via the coding sequence TTGAATATATTCATTAAAATACCGATTGTCATTATTTCATTATTCTGTATTTTCTCATGTAAAACGCAGCGTTTTGAAAGCCCTGAATATGGCAAGAATGAAACAGAAAAAGTTATTAAGCTTAAAAAGGTCCATAATTTCAGGGCAGTAGGCAATATTAAAAATACCGAAGGACGGTCTTTGAAAGAAGGAATGCTCTACAGAAGTGCCCATCTTCATAAACTTAAAAAGAAATCCTTTGATGAGTTTGGAAAATTAGGAATTACGGAAATCATAGATTTAAGGAATTCAAAAGAGATTTTCGAGAGTCCTGACCATTTGCCGAATGGGATCACGTATAAGAAATATTCAGCTTTTGAAGATGAAGGAGATCAGTTGTCACAGGCAAGAAAACTGGTACTGAAAGGAAAAGTAAATGCTTCGGATGCAGACAAAAGAATGATTGATTTTTACCGTGAATATGTTACAGAAAATCCGGAGACTATAAAAACCATCATTACGGAGATTATGGAATCTGAAAAGCCTATTCTTTATCACTGTACTGCAGGAAAGGACAGAACAGGAATTGTTACCGCTTTAATTTTAACTATACTAAAGTTTGATAAAGAAACGATCTATAATGAATACCTTCTGTCTAACAACTTCAGAAAATCCTTAGTAGACAAAAGGCTCCGTTTGGCAAACAATCTGCATTTTCTCTATCCAAAGATGGATTTACAGGTTTTGGAAAAGCTGAGTTGGGTTGAAAAAAGATACCTTGATGCGGCTTTTAATGAGATCGATAAAAAATATGGGTCCACAGATGCTTATATTCAGGAGGTATTAGGCATTTCTGAGGCTAAAAGAGCAGAATATATTCAAAAGTTTACGCATTGA